Proteins encoded in a region of the Streptomyces sp. NBC_01298 genome:
- a CDS encoding TetR family transcriptional regulator, whose amino-acid sequence MENTRGLRENKKLRTRRQLAATALELFLERGFDAVSVADIAAAAEVSKPTLFRYFPSKEDLVLDRFADHQDEAARVVRDRAAGQTPVAAVRAHFLAALAERDPITGLCDHPNVLAFEGLLYSTASLESRLAHYTDREVELLAAVLEAEAADPLTARLAAGYLVAARQELGRENWRRIDAGQSADEAHPAAVADAERAFALLSGGLDRALPARKAP is encoded by the coding sequence ATGGAGAACACGAGGGGTCTGCGCGAGAACAAGAAGCTCCGCACGCGCCGACAGCTGGCGGCCACGGCGCTGGAACTCTTCCTGGAACGGGGCTTCGACGCCGTCTCGGTGGCGGACATCGCGGCCGCCGCCGAGGTCTCCAAGCCCACGCTGTTCCGCTACTTCCCGAGCAAGGAGGACCTGGTCCTCGACCGCTTCGCCGACCATCAGGACGAGGCGGCGCGCGTCGTGCGCGACCGGGCCGCGGGGCAGACCCCGGTGGCGGCCGTGCGCGCGCACTTCCTGGCGGCGCTGGCCGAGCGGGACCCGATCACGGGGCTCTGCGACCACCCGAACGTGCTCGCCTTCGAGGGGCTGCTCTACAGCACCGCCAGCCTGGAGTCCCGGCTGGCCCACTACACCGACCGCGAGGTGGAGTTGCTCGCCGCCGTACTGGAAGCCGAAGCGGCCGACCCGCTCACGGCCCGTCTGGCGGCCGGATACCTGGTGGCGGCCCGGCAGGAACTCGGCCGCGAGAACTGGCGCCGCATCGACGCCGGCCAGAGCGCCGACGAGGCCCACCCCGCCGCCGTGGCCGACGCGGAGCGCGCCTTCGCCCTCCTGTCCGGCGGCCTCGACCGGGCGCTGCCCGCGCGCAAGGCGCCGTGA
- a CDS encoding FAD-dependent monooxygenase: MTNAVDVLAVDVLIVGSGPTGLTLACDLARRGIAVRIIEGRPGPHRESRGKGLQPDSLAFFEELGVAGSLRGKGREGVVLRKYFDGEPVKDTTVERGLLIGQWQVEQTLRDRLAELGVRVEYGSRLAGITQDADGVRAQLEDGTAIRAGYLAGCDGGHSTTRGLLAIHFEGSGEREPAMVLGDVRAAGLSREFWHQWFTSDGGGILLCPMPGTDTFQLQAGPETDERGEALPPSLESFQRLFDRHARVPGIRLTEPTWLSSWRVNVRMATRIREGRAFLAGDAAHVHPIAGGLGMNTGIQDAAALGRTLAAVLSGSAGEEALDGYQAERLPVAAQVLADTARRYERVVAAVREPGRGTEVGLE, from the coding sequence ATGACGAACGCGGTTGATGTACTGGCAGTGGATGTACTGATCGTGGGCTCCGGCCCGACCGGCCTCACGCTCGCCTGCGACCTGGCCCGCCGCGGCATCGCGGTGCGGATCATCGAGGGCCGCCCGGGACCGCACCGCGAGTCCCGGGGCAAGGGACTCCAGCCGGACAGCCTCGCCTTCTTCGAGGAGCTCGGCGTGGCCGGCTCCTTGCGGGGCAAGGGACGCGAAGGCGTGGTGCTGCGCAAGTACTTCGACGGGGAGCCCGTCAAGGACACCACCGTGGAGCGGGGTCTGCTCATCGGGCAGTGGCAGGTGGAGCAGACCCTGCGCGACCGGCTGGCCGAGCTGGGCGTGCGGGTCGAGTACGGGTCCCGGCTCGCCGGAATCACCCAGGACGCGGACGGCGTCCGCGCACAGCTGGAGGACGGCACCGCGATCCGGGCCGGCTATCTGGCGGGGTGCGACGGCGGACACAGCACCACCCGCGGGCTCCTCGCGATCCACTTCGAGGGGAGCGGCGAGAGGGAACCGGCGATGGTTCTCGGGGATGTCAGGGCGGCGGGGCTCAGCCGCGAGTTCTGGCACCAGTGGTTCACCTCGGACGGAGGCGGGATCCTGCTCTGCCCGATGCCGGGGACGGACACCTTCCAGTTGCAGGCCGGTCCCGAGACGGACGAGCGGGGCGAGGCGCTGCCGCCCTCGCTGGAGAGCTTCCAGCGACTCTTCGACCGGCACGCCCGGGTGCCGGGGATCCGGCTCACCGAGCCCACCTGGCTCTCCTCCTGGCGGGTCAACGTCCGCATGGCCACCCGGATACGCGAGGGCCGGGCCTTCCTCGCCGGGGACGCGGCGCACGTCCACCCCATAGCCGGCGGGCTCGGCATGAACACCGGCATCCAGGACGCCGCCGCCCTCGGGCGGACGCTGGCCGCCGTCCTCTCCGGGTCAGCCGGGGAGGAAGCGCTCGACGGGTACCAGGCGGAGCGGCTGCCGGTGGCCGCCCAGGTCCTGGCCGACACGGCTCGGCGCTACGAGCGGGTGGTGGCGGCCGTCCGCGAGCCGGGCCGGGGCACGGAGGTGGGCCTGGAGTGA
- a CDS encoding SAM-dependent methyltransferase: MERPAWAPQGIDISVPSVSRIYDYYLGGSHNFEVDRQAARRAMEFMPGLPKIMQANRAFMRRAVRYAVAEGVTQFLDIGSGIPTFGNVHEIAQAASPEARVVYVDHDPVAVAHSQAVLAGTERTGVVAADLRKPQDILAAPEVAQGLDLSRPVALLLVAVLHFLEDADDPYAAVAQLRDALAPGSLLILTHASYEGIPLSEEVASGTVGVYREIRNPLVMRDAEQIRGFFDGFGLLEPGLVSMPDWRPDTTGGQEGESADEDPYAFSGFAGVGRKA, encoded by the coding sequence ATGGAGCGCCCCGCCTGGGCCCCGCAGGGCATCGACATATCGGTGCCGAGCGTGTCCCGCATCTACGATTACTACCTGGGCGGCTCCCACAATTTCGAGGTCGACAGGCAGGCGGCCCGTCGGGCCATGGAATTCATGCCGGGTCTGCCCAAGATCATGCAGGCGAACCGGGCATTCATGCGCCGAGCCGTCCGCTACGCCGTCGCCGAGGGCGTGACGCAGTTCCTCGACATCGGCTCCGGCATCCCCACCTTCGGCAACGTCCACGAGATCGCCCAGGCCGCCAGCCCCGAGGCGCGCGTGGTCTACGTCGACCACGACCCGGTGGCCGTCGCCCACAGCCAGGCCGTCCTGGCCGGCACCGAGCGCACCGGGGTCGTCGCCGCCGACCTGCGCAAGCCGCAGGACATCCTGGCCGCCCCCGAGGTCGCGCAGGGGCTCGACCTGAGCCGCCCGGTCGCCCTGTTGCTGGTCGCCGTCCTGCACTTCCTGGAGGACGCGGACGACCCCTACGCCGCCGTCGCCCAGCTGCGCGACGCGCTGGCCCCCGGCAGCCTGCTGATCCTCACGCACGCCTCGTACGAGGGGATCCCGCTCTCGGAGGAGGTCGCGAGCGGCACCGTCGGCGTCTACCGCGAGATCCGCAACCCCCTCGTCATGCGGGACGCGGAGCAGATCCGCGGCTTCTTCGACGGCTTCGGCCTGCTCGAGCCCGGGTTGGTGTCCATGCCCGACTGGCGGCCCGACACGACCGGCGGGCAGGAGGGCGAGTCCGCGGACGAAGACCCCTACGCCTTCTCGGGATTCGCGGGCGTGGGACGCAAGGCGTGA
- a CDS encoding polysaccharide deacetylase family protein, with amino-acid sequence MKNDEPTVGRRVLLRSAVFLGVAAAAGLLTGGETDLPTPGAGGTGTPAAGPPPGGAAGPGPLTGAPAGLPRFPRGSPYRLEPMTSEGAPERVPAAQPAVRTRPILELPAGAQGGSGSASAMTLTFDDGPDPRYTPGILDTLARHGVRAMFFVCGEMAVDNKDLLRRMVAEGHVIGNHTWTHPQLTKISRPAMASEIGRTSEVVQQAAGTAPQWFRAPYGAWNRAAFEIGAELGMEPLAWTVDTLDWKEPGTTAIVSRVLKQAAPGVIVLNHDAGGNRSQSVQALASYLPQLLGRGFRMTLPELPPR; translated from the coding sequence ATGAAAAATGACGAGCCGACAGTAGGGCGACGCGTGCTCCTGCGCTCCGCCGTCTTCCTCGGAGTCGCCGCCGCCGCAGGACTGCTGACGGGCGGCGAAACCGATCTGCCGACACCGGGCGCCGGAGGTACGGGGACTCCCGCGGCGGGACCGCCGCCCGGCGGCGCCGCAGGACCCGGCCCCCTCACCGGAGCCCCCGCCGGGCTGCCGCGGTTCCCGCGCGGATCCCCGTACCGGCTCGAACCGATGACCTCCGAAGGGGCCCCGGAGCGCGTCCCCGCGGCGCAGCCCGCCGTGCGGACCCGGCCGATCCTGGAACTGCCCGCCGGGGCCCAAGGAGGAAGTGGGTCGGCGAGCGCCATGACCCTCACCTTCGACGACGGCCCCGACCCCCGCTACACCCCGGGCATCCTGGACACGCTCGCGCGCCACGGCGTCCGTGCCATGTTCTTCGTCTGTGGGGAGATGGCGGTGGACAACAAGGACCTGCTGCGCAGGATGGTGGCCGAGGGCCACGTCATCGGCAACCACACCTGGACCCATCCGCAGCTCACCAAGATCAGCCGGCCGGCGATGGCCTCCGAGATCGGCCGCACGAGCGAGGTCGTACAACAGGCCGCCGGCACCGCTCCGCAGTGGTTCCGGGCGCCCTACGGGGCCTGGAACCGGGCCGCCTTCGAGATCGGCGCGGAGCTCGGCATGGAACCGCTCGCCTGGACCGTGGACACCCTGGACTGGAAGGAGCCGGGCACCACCGCGATCGTGTCGCGGGTCCTCAAGCAGGCCGCGCCCGGCGTGATCGTGCTGAACCACGACGCGGGCGGCAACCGCTCGCAGAGCGTGCAGGCGCTGGCGAGCTACCTGCCGCAACTGCTCGGACGGGGATTTCGGATGACGCTGCCCGAGCTGCCGCCGCGCTGA
- a CDS encoding bestrophin-like domain, which yields MSEWLVLSLAMAAACAVVLSIAFFNQRRIGEDDDPSETPDVIEYMTMMIGVIYAIVLGLAIAGVWEGRGAAQEYVRQESQALHEISVRSEVYPADVRKKIRSDVDAYVTYVVDTEWKEMAENGELTDRSGELLERIRRDVTDYEPQTDHEGQAYQPLVDQVAVVDDARNARGQSAGATMPGVVWFGLIAGALVTVGLIFTLQIRRSFRELLLAGLFSALIAFLLFLIWDFDAPFGRGVAATAEPFLSQFPHLGLGG from the coding sequence TTGTCGGAATGGCTCGTCCTGTCCCTCGCGATGGCCGCCGCGTGTGCCGTGGTGCTGTCCATCGCCTTCTTCAACCAGCGCCGGATCGGTGAGGACGACGATCCCAGCGAGACCCCGGACGTCATCGAGTACATGACGATGATGATCGGCGTGATCTACGCGATCGTGCTGGGCCTGGCGATCGCCGGCGTCTGGGAGGGCCGCGGGGCCGCCCAGGAATACGTGCGCCAGGAATCGCAGGCCCTGCACGAGATCAGCGTCCGCTCCGAGGTCTACCCGGCGGACGTGCGCAAGAAGATCAGGTCAGACGTCGACGCCTACGTGACCTACGTCGTCGACACCGAATGGAAGGAGATGGCCGAGAACGGCGAGCTGACGGACCGCAGCGGGGAGCTGCTGGAACGCATCCGCCGTGATGTGACGGACTACGAACCGCAGACCGACCACGAGGGCCAGGCGTACCAGCCGCTCGTGGACCAGGTCGCCGTGGTCGACGACGCGCGCAACGCGCGCGGCCAGAGCGCCGGGGCCACCATGCCCGGAGTGGTCTGGTTCGGCCTGATCGCCGGGGCCCTGGTGACGGTGGGGCTGATCTTCACCTTGCAGATCAGGCGCTCGTTCCGGGAACTGCTGCTGGCCGGGCTGTTCAGCGCGCTGATCGCGTTCCTGCTGTTCCTCATCTGGGACTTCGACGCACCCTTCGGACGGGGCGTCGCCGCCACGGCCGAGCCGTTCCTCTCCCAGTTCCCGCATCTGGGCCTGGGCGGCTGA
- a CDS encoding LysR family transcriptional regulator: protein MQFQQLVYFVAVAETRHFTRAAEREHVAQPSLSQQIKALERELGAELFSRARGNITLTDAGETLLPLARRILADADTARLEVQELAQLRRGRIRLGATPSLCTGLLPGVLRAFHTAHPGIELLIEESGSLDLVRELARGSLDLALIALPLPPSAPALTTMELLTEDLVVVSSAALPPPGGGGPLTVSALRDEPMVMFRHGYDLRDLTVAACRAEGFEPAFTVEGGEMDAVLGFVRAGLGIAVVPAMVVGHAGSGLRSTPLAGSPLRRTIALAHRTDVAPPRAARELKRMLLG, encoded by the coding sequence ATGCAGTTCCAGCAGTTGGTCTACTTCGTCGCCGTCGCCGAGACCCGGCACTTCACGCGCGCGGCCGAACGCGAGCACGTGGCCCAGCCCTCGCTGTCGCAGCAGATCAAAGCGCTCGAACGGGAGCTGGGCGCCGAACTCTTCAGCCGGGCGCGCGGGAACATCACGCTCACGGACGCCGGCGAGACCCTGCTGCCGCTGGCCCGGCGGATCCTCGCGGACGCGGACACGGCCCGGCTGGAGGTGCAGGAGCTGGCGCAGCTCCGGCGCGGCCGGATCCGCCTGGGCGCCACCCCGAGCCTGTGCACCGGCCTGCTGCCGGGCGTGCTCCGCGCCTTCCACACCGCACATCCGGGGATCGAGCTGCTGATCGAGGAGAGCGGTTCGCTGGACCTCGTACGGGAGCTCGCGCGCGGCTCCCTGGACCTCGCGCTGATCGCCCTGCCGCTGCCCCCGTCGGCGCCGGCGCTGACCACGATGGAGCTGCTGACGGAGGACCTGGTGGTGGTCTCCTCGGCGGCCCTCCCCCCTCCGGGGGGCGGCGGTCCGCTCACGGTGTCCGCACTGCGCGACGAGCCGATGGTGATGTTCCGGCACGGCTACGACCTGCGGGACCTGACCGTGGCGGCCTGCCGCGCGGAGGGCTTCGAGCCCGCGTTCACCGTGGAGGGGGGCGAGATGGACGCCGTACTGGGCTTCGTCCGCGCGGGGCTCGGCATCGCGGTGGTCCCGGCGATGGTGGTCGGCCACGCGGGCTCCGGGCTCCGCTCCACCCCCCTGGCGGGCTCCCCCCTGCGCCGCACGATCGCCCTGGCCCACCGCACGGACGTGGCACCCCCGCGCGCGGCCCGGGAGCTGAAACGCATGCTGCTGGGCTGA
- a CDS encoding putative bifunctional diguanylate cyclase/phosphodiesterase: protein MRLPTQTADDPAAPQGGLEDRIGRFATIWGRAIFPVTATSLTRTEFERHLVPLTRTLVEALRARPFDSSVGQRVGEELVAVHCTDPEALAGTLGVVESYLVLYCGPGGPDAESVEGTEEYRSRCARLQHGIAAGFARALRERTLKEQEAIARSALTARADAQQALHASEARFRAVFEGAAVGIGIADLDGNVLEINDALLQMFGGMDGHVRGRNVSEWSHPDDTPHVWRMYGELVRGERDSYRVEKPYYRHDGTVLWTNLTVSLLRDAEGVPQYQLALMEDTTERRLLNLRLRYEATHDALTGLPNRTLFFERLEKALSGAGGSRFGLCYLDLDGFKAVNDSLGHSAGDRLLVEVADRLQSCATGPGEVVARLGGDEFVALTTGPDTEEKATELAVRILSALSVPIRLEGRELTVRGSIGIVEGPARERTPAEVLRSADITMYRAKAAGGNRFEFADAAADARAITRHGLTNALPAALERGEFFIEYQPLVHMHDGSVHGAEALVRWSHPQHGVLGPDRFIPLAERTGLIVPLGRWVLEESVRQARAWQHQQGGATLRINVNLSPTQLHHPGLVADTIRVLESSGLTPGTLCLEVTESALIGADDELLEPLRRLAALGVDIALDDFGTGYSNLANLRRLPVSVLKLDRSFTKGMQQEPANPVDVKIVEGIVALAHSLELAVTVEGVETGAQAAQLRALGCDTAQGWYYARPGAADRIHTLSLSDAVPTL, encoded by the coding sequence GTGAGACTGCCGACGCAGACGGCGGACGACCCGGCCGCGCCGCAGGGCGGTCTGGAGGACCGGATCGGGCGGTTCGCGACCATCTGGGGAAGGGCGATCTTCCCGGTCACCGCGACCTCGCTCACCCGTACCGAGTTCGAACGCCACCTCGTACCGCTCACCCGCACCCTCGTCGAGGCCCTGCGGGCCCGGCCCTTCGACTCCTCCGTCGGCCAGCGGGTCGGGGAGGAGCTCGTCGCGGTCCACTGCACCGACCCGGAGGCCCTGGCCGGCACGCTCGGTGTCGTCGAGTCCTACCTGGTGCTGTACTGCGGTCCGGGCGGCCCCGACGCCGAGAGCGTCGAGGGGACCGAGGAGTACCGGTCCCGCTGCGCCCGGCTCCAGCACGGCATCGCGGCCGGGTTCGCCCGCGCCCTGCGCGAACGCACCCTCAAGGAGCAGGAGGCCATCGCCCGCTCCGCCCTGACCGCCCGCGCCGACGCCCAGCAGGCGCTGCACGCGAGCGAGGCCCGCTTCCGGGCGGTCTTCGAGGGAGCGGCCGTCGGGATCGGCATCGCCGATCTGGACGGCAACGTCCTGGAGATCAACGACGCGCTGCTGCAGATGTTCGGCGGTATGGACGGGCACGTCCGCGGCCGCAATGTCAGCGAGTGGAGCCATCCCGACGACACCCCGCACGTGTGGCGGATGTACGGGGAACTCGTGCGCGGCGAACGCGACAGCTACCGCGTCGAGAAGCCGTACTACCGGCACGACGGGACCGTGCTGTGGACCAACCTGACGGTGTCGCTGCTGCGCGACGCCGAGGGCGTGCCGCAGTACCAGCTGGCCCTGATGGAGGACACCACCGAGCGCCGGCTGCTCAACCTGCGCCTGCGCTACGAGGCCACCCACGACGCCCTGACCGGCCTGCCCAACCGGACGCTCTTCTTCGAACGCCTGGAGAAGGCCCTGAGCGGAGCCGGCGGATCCCGCTTCGGCCTGTGCTACCTCGATCTCGACGGCTTCAAGGCCGTCAACGACAGCCTCGGCCACTCGGCCGGCGACCGGCTGCTGGTGGAGGTCGCCGACCGGCTGCAGAGCTGCGCGACCGGACCGGGCGAGGTGGTCGCCCGGCTCGGCGGTGACGAGTTCGTGGCGCTGACCACCGGACCCGACACCGAGGAGAAGGCCACCGAACTCGCCGTCCGGATCCTCTCCGCCCTGTCCGTCCCGATCCGGCTGGAGGGCCGTGAGCTGACGGTCCGGGGCAGCATCGGCATCGTCGAGGGCCCGGCCCGCGAGCGCACCCCGGCGGAGGTGCTGCGCAGCGCCGACATCACGATGTACCGGGCCAAGGCGGCCGGCGGCAACCGGTTCGAGTTCGCCGACGCCGCCGCCGACGCGCGCGCCATCACCCGGCACGGGCTGACCAACGCCCTCCCGGCCGCGCTGGAACGCGGCGAGTTCTTCATCGAGTACCAGCCGCTGGTCCACATGCACGACGGCAGCGTGCACGGGGCGGAGGCGCTGGTGCGCTGGTCGCACCCGCAGCACGGGGTGCTCGGCCCGGACCGGTTCATTCCCCTCGCGGAACGCACCGGACTGATCGTGCCGCTCGGCCGCTGGGTCCTGGAGGAGTCCGTCCGCCAGGCCCGTGCCTGGCAGCACCAGCAGGGCGGCGCCACCCTGCGGATCAACGTCAACCTGTCCCCGACCCAGCTGCACCACCCCGGTCTGGTCGCCGACACGATCCGCGTCCTGGAGTCCTCCGGCCTGACTCCGGGCACCCTGTGCCTGGAGGTCACCGAGTCGGCCCTGATCGGCGCCGACGACGAACTCCTCGAACCGCTGCGCCGGCTCGCCGCCCTGGGCGTGGACATCGCCCTCGACGACTTCGGCACCGGCTACTCGAACCTGGCCAACCTGCGCCGCCTCCCCGTGAGCGTTCTGAAGCTGGACCGCTCCTTCACCAAGGGCATGCAGCAGGAACCGGCCAACCCGGTCGACGTCAAGATCGTGGAGGGCATAGTGGCGCTGGCCCACAGCCTCGAACTCGCCGTCACCGTCGAGGGCGTGGAGACCGGCGCCCAGGCCGCCCAGCTCCGGGCCCTCGGCTGCGATACGGCCCAGGGCTGGTACTACGCCCGCCCGGGGGCCGCCGACCGCATCCACACCCTGTCGCTGTCGGACGCGGTGCCCACCCTCTGA
- a CDS encoding class F sortase: protein MLEDEGERPPRRRSPWGAIALVMLSGLAMMRNGAEAGDGPPQPAAAAAVSAPAGATVGQPADQAPAELPVPAPDMEALDHSSVQRIRIPSISVDAPVMTVGLDAQGWIDAPPPQDKNLAGWYLNGISPGQQGSAVIVGHVDNAQGPAVFYGLGSVQKGSRIEVARYDGRTAVFEVYGVEVFSKSTFPGSRVYGDTGHPELRVITCGGGYSKGRGYDGNVVVFARMVEAR from the coding sequence ATGCTCGAGGACGAGGGTGAGAGGCCACCGAGGAGGCGCTCCCCCTGGGGTGCGATCGCGCTGGTCATGCTCAGCGGCCTCGCCATGATGCGCAACGGAGCCGAGGCCGGCGACGGACCCCCGCAGCCGGCCGCGGCCGCGGCGGTCAGCGCACCGGCCGGGGCGACGGTCGGGCAGCCGGCCGATCAGGCACCCGCCGAGCTGCCCGTTCCGGCGCCGGACATGGAGGCGCTGGACCACTCGTCGGTCCAGCGCATCCGGATCCCGTCGATCAGCGTGGACGCGCCGGTGATGACGGTCGGGCTGGACGCGCAGGGATGGATCGACGCGCCGCCCCCGCAGGACAAGAACCTGGCCGGCTGGTACCTCAACGGCATCTCGCCGGGCCAGCAGGGTTCGGCGGTGATCGTGGGTCACGTGGACAACGCGCAGGGCCCCGCGGTCTTCTACGGGCTGGGCTCGGTCCAGAAGGGCAGCCGCATCGAGGTGGCGCGCTACGACGGTCGCACGGCGGTGTTCGAGGTGTACGGCGTGGAGGTCTTCTCCAAGAGCACCTTCCCCGGATCCCGGGTGTACGGGGACACCGGGCACCCGGAACTCAGGGTGATCACGTGCGGCGGCGGCTACTCGAAGGGGCGCGGCTACGACGGCAACGTCGTCGTGTTCGCGCGGATGGTGGAGGCCCGCTGA